In Actinoplanes derwentensis, the following proteins share a genomic window:
- a CDS encoding ThuA domain-containing protein, protein MRRILLGAATAALTLLASGAPALADTPYDVLVFSKTAGFRHDSISTGVQAIRELGTANGFTVTATEDATAFTSANLAQYEAVVFLNTTGDVLNDVQQTAFESYIRAGGGYTGIHAAADTEYDWPFYGQLVGAWFASHPAIQPARVEVADRAHAATAHLPQIWNRTDEWYDYRTNARSTAHVLATLDETSYSGGTMGADHPHAWCKTLDAGRSFYTGGGHTQQSYADAAFRAHLLGGIRYTAGQVRADCRPETGYTPLYDGSTTGWQQAGPGAFTNSDATLTSTGGLGLLWYSGKAFTDYSLKLDWRMAGDDNSGVFIGFPPSSDPWSAVNNGYEIQIDATDAADRTTGAVYSFQGANAAARDAALNPPGEWNTYELLVQGQRLQVLLNGVKINDFTNTDPVRDLAGHVGLQNHGDGDDVSFRNVRIKELGTPPAGPGPVVGLAGKCLDVSGAGTADGTKIQLWTCNGTGAQNWQVSGQVWRNPASNKCLDAAGGATVNGTKAQLWTCNGSGAQNWVAQAGRTVRNPQSGRCLDVSEARPADGQQIHLWDCLGAANQLWTVG, encoded by the coding sequence GTGCGCAGAATTCTTCTCGGTGCGGCGACAGCCGCGCTGACCCTCCTGGCGAGCGGCGCGCCGGCCCTCGCCGACACCCCGTACGACGTGCTGGTCTTCTCCAAGACCGCCGGTTTCCGGCACGACTCGATCAGCACCGGGGTGCAGGCGATCCGTGAGCTGGGCACCGCGAACGGCTTCACCGTCACCGCCACCGAGGACGCCACCGCGTTCACCAGCGCGAACCTGGCCCAGTACGAGGCGGTGGTCTTCCTGAACACCACCGGCGACGTGCTGAACGACGTCCAGCAGACCGCGTTCGAGTCCTACATCCGCGCCGGTGGCGGCTACACCGGTATCCACGCGGCCGCCGACACCGAATACGACTGGCCGTTCTACGGTCAGCTGGTCGGCGCCTGGTTCGCCTCCCACCCGGCGATCCAGCCGGCCCGGGTGGAGGTGGCGGACCGGGCGCACGCGGCCACCGCGCATCTGCCGCAGATCTGGAACCGCACCGACGAGTGGTACGACTACCGCACCAATGCCCGCAGCACCGCCCACGTGCTGGCCACCCTGGACGAGACGTCGTACTCCGGTGGGACGATGGGCGCCGATCACCCGCACGCCTGGTGCAAGACCCTGGACGCGGGCCGGTCGTTCTACACCGGCGGCGGGCACACCCAGCAGTCGTACGCCGACGCCGCCTTCCGTGCCCACCTGCTCGGCGGCATCCGTTACACAGCCGGTCAGGTGCGGGCCGACTGCCGCCCGGAGACCGGCTACACCCCGCTGTACGACGGCTCGACCACCGGCTGGCAGCAGGCCGGGCCGGGCGCCTTCACCAACAGCGACGCCACTCTGACCTCGACCGGTGGGCTCGGCCTGCTGTGGTACTCCGGCAAGGCGTTCACCGACTACTCGCTCAAACTGGACTGGAGGATGGCCGGGGACGACAACTCCGGGGTGTTCATCGGCTTCCCGCCGTCGAGTGACCCGTGGTCGGCGGTGAACAACGGTTACGAGATCCAGATCGACGCCACCGACGCCGCCGACCGGACCACCGGCGCGGTCTACAGCTTCCAGGGCGCGAACGCGGCGGCCCGGGACGCGGCGCTGAATCCGCCGGGGGAGTGGAACACCTACGAGCTGCTGGTTCAGGGCCAGCGTCTGCAGGTGCTGCTCAACGGCGTGAAGATCAACGACTTCACCAACACCGATCCGGTACGTGATCTCGCCGGTCACGTCGGCCTGCAGAACCACGGCGACGGCGACGACGTGTCGTTCCGTAACGTGCGGATCAAGGAGCTCGGCACCCCACCGGCCGGTCCGGGCCCGGTGGTCGGGCTGGCCGGCAAGTGCCTGGACGTGAGCGGGGCCGGAACCGCCGACGGCACCAAGATCCAGCTGTGGACCTGCAACGGAACCGGGGCGCAGAACTGGCAGGTCAGCGGCCAGGTGTGGCGGAACCCCGCGTCGAACAAGTGCCTGGACGCGGCCGGTGGCGCGACCGTGAACGGCACGAAGGCGCAGCTGTGGACGTGCAACGGCAGCGGGGCGCAGAACTGGGTGGCTCAGGCCGGCCGGACCGTCCGTAACCCGCAGTCCGGCCGCTGCCTGGACGTCTCGGAGGCCCGCCCGGCCGACGGCCAGCAGATCCACCTGTGGGACTGCCTCGGCGCGGCCAATCAACTGTGGACCGTGGGCTGA
- a CDS encoding sugar phosphate isomerase/epimerase family protein, which yields MTELSRRHLLGAAAAVGASTALGSPASAGGHSNSAHRVPRDQISVQLYTLRNQLSVNLETTFTELAAIGYRRVEHAGFVGRTAAQFRAALDNAGLKATSGHAGIPQPWNAETWKRALDDAAIVGNKFIVHPYFGTGPTGPIRDAAVYRAFAADLDKAGELARRAGLSFGYHNHHNEFLRQSGGDRTGFDILTDETDARLVHLEVDLYWAWRGAADPIDLIERNRKRIKQVHVKDMDVNSSFADPGAGLIDFQRIFRRAREAGLVEYIVERDDAGSPPRTPAQALDTARVGYQYLSGLRF from the coding sequence ATGACCGAACTCAGCCGACGTCATCTTCTCGGCGCAGCGGCCGCCGTCGGGGCATCCACCGCCCTGGGCTCGCCCGCTTCCGCCGGCGGACACTCGAACTCCGCCCACCGGGTTCCCCGCGATCAGATCAGCGTGCAGCTCTACACGCTGCGCAATCAGCTCTCGGTGAATCTGGAGACCACCTTCACCGAGCTCGCCGCGATCGGTTACCGGCGGGTCGAACACGCCGGCTTCGTCGGCCGGACCGCCGCCCAGTTCCGGGCCGCCCTCGACAACGCCGGGCTGAAGGCCACCTCCGGGCACGCCGGCATCCCGCAACCGTGGAACGCCGAGACCTGGAAACGGGCCCTGGACGACGCCGCGATCGTCGGCAACAAGTTCATCGTCCACCCCTACTTCGGCACCGGACCGACCGGTCCGATCCGGGACGCAGCCGTCTACCGGGCGTTCGCCGCCGACCTCGACAAGGCCGGTGAACTGGCCCGCCGGGCCGGGCTCAGCTTCGGCTACCACAACCACCACAACGAGTTCCTGCGCCAGAGCGGCGGGGACCGGACCGGATTCGACATCCTCACCGACGAGACCGACGCCCGGCTCGTACACCTCGAAGTGGATCTCTATTGGGCGTGGCGGGGTGCCGCCGACCCGATCGACCTGATCGAGCGCAACCGCAAGCGGATCAAGCAGGTGCACGTCAAGGACATGGACGTGAACAGCAGCTTCGCCGACCCGGGCGCGGGCCTGATCGACTTCCAGCGGATCTTCCGGCGGGCCAGGGAGGCCGGCCTGGTCGAGTACATCGTGGAACGCGACGACGCGGGCAGCCCGCCCCGCACCCCGGCCCAGGCCCTCGACACGGCCCGGGTCGGCTACCAGTACCTGTCCGGACTGAGGTTCTGA
- a CDS encoding PQQ-dependent sugar dehydrogenase, whose translation MRRLLTACAAGLLVLGAPSPVRAAPPPDSDFQKVTLNDFPGEPMALAVLPDGRVLHTARKGQVRIHEPRTGRNVLAATIPVYLHDEEGVQGIAVDPDFKTNNWVYVYYSPVLNTPVDDPATPAVNEGDAPFNGTPADFAPFRGHLQLSRFKLRGNTLALGTEQKILQVPVDRGICCHVGGKIDFDSGGNLYLSTGDDTNPFFSAGYTPIDESPDRNPAFDAQRSAGNTNDLRGKLLRITVKANGSYTIPRGNLFKKGTAKTRPEIYAMGLRNPFRFDVDEKTGVIYLADYSPDAQQPNPQRGPAGHGRWMAVDKPANYGWPYCVAPDKPYVDFDFATGTSGAPFDCAAPVNASPNNTGLRELPPVEKAEVIYTYSAGTEFPQLGAGGIGPMGGPAYQYDKRVRSPFQWPADFAGKPLFYEWTRDYVKAFSLDRRHQVTAIDPVLPSIAFDNPMDLEFGPDGALYVLEYGDGYFSENPEAQLARVDYAPKNKTPIVKTSGTPTVGSAPFTVNFSSAGTVDPDGDALRYAWDFDADGRVDSRRPNPSYTYTENGDYRATLKVTDATGRSASAEILLHVGPVAPTVSFVTPTNGQEFAFGDTVTFQVNVVDDAPVNCANVQVSYILGHDQHGHPLSTASGCTGSITTFVDPGHEGQDNLTAVFVAEYTDAQGQTGSAEVVLTPTD comes from the coding sequence ATGCGCCGACTTCTCACCGCCTGCGCCGCCGGCCTGCTCGTTCTCGGTGCACCCAGCCCGGTCCGGGCCGCGCCGCCGCCGGACAGCGACTTCCAGAAGGTCACCCTCAACGACTTCCCCGGCGAGCCGATGGCCCTGGCCGTGCTACCCGACGGGCGGGTGCTGCACACCGCCCGCAAAGGCCAGGTCCGCATCCACGAGCCACGCACCGGCCGCAACGTGCTCGCCGCGACCATCCCGGTCTACCTGCACGACGAGGAAGGGGTCCAGGGCATCGCCGTCGACCCCGACTTCAAGACCAACAACTGGGTGTACGTCTACTACAGCCCGGTCCTGAACACCCCGGTCGACGATCCCGCCACCCCGGCGGTCAACGAGGGCGACGCGCCCTTCAACGGCACCCCGGCCGACTTCGCCCCGTTCCGGGGCCACCTGCAACTGTCCCGGTTCAAGCTGCGTGGCAACACCCTCGCACTCGGCACCGAGCAGAAGATCCTGCAGGTGCCGGTCGACCGCGGCATCTGCTGCCACGTCGGCGGCAAGATCGACTTCGACTCCGGCGGCAACCTCTACCTGTCCACCGGCGACGACACCAACCCGTTCTTCTCCGCCGGGTACACCCCGATCGACGAGAGCCCGGACCGCAACCCGGCCTTCGACGCCCAGCGCAGCGCGGGCAACACCAACGACCTGCGCGGCAAACTACTGCGGATCACCGTGAAGGCGAACGGCTCCTACACGATCCCGCGCGGCAACCTGTTCAAGAAGGGCACCGCGAAGACCCGCCCGGAGATCTACGCGATGGGTCTGCGCAACCCGTTCCGCTTCGACGTCGACGAGAAGACCGGCGTGATCTACCTGGCCGACTACTCGCCGGACGCGCAGCAGCCCAACCCGCAGCGCGGCCCCGCCGGGCACGGCCGCTGGATGGCCGTCGACAAGCCCGCCAACTACGGCTGGCCGTACTGTGTGGCGCCCGACAAGCCGTACGTCGACTTCGACTTCGCCACCGGCACCTCCGGCGCGCCGTTCGACTGCGCCGCACCGGTCAACGCGTCGCCGAACAACACCGGTCTGCGTGAGCTGCCGCCGGTGGAGAAGGCCGAGGTCATCTACACCTACTCGGCCGGCACCGAGTTCCCGCAGCTCGGTGCCGGTGGTATCGGCCCGATGGGTGGCCCGGCCTACCAGTACGACAAGCGCGTCAGGTCGCCGTTCCAGTGGCCGGCCGACTTCGCGGGCAAGCCGCTGTTCTACGAGTGGACCCGCGACTACGTCAAGGCGTTCAGCCTGGACCGCCGCCACCAGGTCACCGCGATCGACCCGGTGCTGCCGTCGATCGCCTTCGACAATCCGATGGACCTGGAATTCGGGCCGGACGGGGCGCTGTACGTTCTGGAATACGGTGACGGCTACTTCTCCGAGAACCCCGAGGCGCAGCTGGCACGTGTCGATTACGCGCCGAAGAACAAGACGCCGATCGTGAAGACAAGCGGCACCCCGACGGTGGGATCCGCGCCTTTCACGGTGAACTTCTCCAGTGCCGGAACCGTCGATCCGGACGGCGACGCGCTGCGGTACGCGTGGGACTTCGACGCCGACGGCCGGGTCGACTCCCGGCGGCCGAACCCGTCTTACACCTACACCGAGAACGGTGACTACCGGGCCACCCTGAAGGTCACCGACGCCACCGGCCGGTCCGCCTCCGCCGAGATCCTGCTGCACGTCGGCCCGGTGGCGCCCACAGTGTCGTTCGTGACCCCCACCAACGGTCAGGAGTTCGCGTTCGGCGACACCGTCACCTTCCAGGTGAACGTGGTCGACGACGCCCCGGTGAACTGCGCGAACGTCCAGGTTTCCTACATCCTCGGCCACGACCAGCACGGCCACCCGCTGTCCACCGCGTCCGGCTGCACCGGCTCGATCACCACGTTCGTCGACCCCGGACACGAGGGCCAGGACAACCTGACCGCGGTGTTCGTCGCCGAGTACACCGACGCCCAGGGCCAGACCGGCTCGGCCGAGGTGGTGCTGACCCCCACCGACTGA
- a CDS encoding ThuA domain-containing protein, translated as MRRAGLSVIATLALAAGATPLPVSAAPAVAAAPVSVVVFHGLENGQHDPVAVAASTIQQLGQAAGITVTVTSDPAVFTAAQLNRHRAVVFLSAEGVTLTRDQESALTSYIKGGGGFVGVADAAKAQLDSSWFTGLIGTRPAGAIPAAEPVATVTASGENAPNETKEKLTDNDSSTKWLVRTPTGWVAYQLATAKTITGYALTSANDTEGRDPKDWTLQSSPDGQTWTDVDKRTGHAFTDRFQTRRFELATPATTAHFRLDITANNGQPLTQLAELRLFTGASTPPAEPGVDRSVVNVLDSRHPATRSLPATISRSDRWYNWDPNPIGTVHTLAQVEERHYRPGISANGAFHPISWCRDYQGGRSFYTGMGHTADSYAEDGFRKHLTGALSWAAGLVRGDCQATIAANYRTERLTAVNQTGKLDQIGEPHGLTIAADGTVFYVGKAACPTGPVVSWDDPKVGLGCGTIHSWNPRTKAVKLLTTLPVMGNRGSGTELVKNEEGLLGIAPDPAFADNGWLYVYWMPHSSIDRTRRVGERTVSRFTYDHATASLDQGTRIDLLKFPVQIHSCCHAGGGMAFDKSGNLYIGSGDNNSSEGSQGYSGNNWTQEYAGISFQDARRTSGNTNDLAGKILRIHPEADGTYTIPGGNLFPPGTAKTRPEIYVMGVRNIARLQIDPEHDWLTAGWVGPDASTPNPQLGPAKYETATIITSAGNQGWPYCMGNRQPYRDRSSTDATVLTGWYDCGNLANTSPRNTGLTDIPAARDNMIWYSPGGGGPVFPPRADGTGIPTYNAADAVYTQPYLRGGGQAVMSGPTYHHDRVDPASTVAWPAYWDDKWFIGDQSNSANRVAVTVDPAGVPQQKPPLFAETLRAILPGGNADTRLMSWMDAKFGPDGALYLLDYGGGFFTLHAAQKLLRVVYTGGAPTPTPAAAVVEVQNKALTYAFNGSRSGGVGHRWEFGDGTGSTEADPRHTYAKAGSFTARLTVTYADGETVTTATTVTVGCSVPDTRSTVWIGDTDTGVPSKPTGGGCTLNDLIDDEGQWASRDQFVRHVTTIADAWLPVRQAGVLTRAAASTPPTGYEPLFDGTATSLQGWEQAPSGSFSIQADGALRSAGGLGMLWHTKELGDFSLRLQFKDVAPGTGRANTGVFTRFPDPRIPLVQRPPDSCGTAGSARTSQAWVAIYCGHEIQIYDGETGETQKTGSVYNFDPVTLADGRSTPKNQWNDYEVRVTGQHYTIIRNGVVINEFDNTPGKQSSRAGDPPTDLRQFLRGHIGLQNHGDSDTAEFRNVRVRAL; from the coding sequence ATGAGACGAGCAGGACTGTCGGTGATCGCGACACTGGCCCTGGCGGCCGGGGCGACACCGCTGCCGGTGAGTGCAGCACCGGCCGTCGCTGCGGCACCGGTGTCGGTGGTCGTATTCCACGGTCTTGAAAACGGGCAGCATGATCCGGTCGCCGTCGCCGCGAGCACGATCCAGCAGCTCGGGCAGGCGGCCGGGATCACTGTCACGGTCACCAGCGATCCGGCCGTTTTCACCGCGGCACAGTTGAACCGGCACCGGGCGGTGGTGTTCCTGTCCGCTGAAGGGGTCACCCTGACCCGCGACCAGGAGAGCGCGCTCACCTCGTACATCAAGGGTGGCGGTGGTTTTGTCGGTGTCGCCGACGCGGCCAAGGCGCAACTGGACTCGTCCTGGTTCACCGGTCTGATCGGCACCCGGCCCGCGGGCGCGATCCCGGCCGCCGAACCGGTCGCCACGGTCACCGCCAGCGGCGAGAACGCGCCGAACGAGACCAAGGAGAAGCTGACCGACAACGATTCCAGCACCAAGTGGCTGGTCCGCACCCCGACCGGCTGGGTCGCCTACCAGCTGGCCACTGCCAAGACCATCACCGGGTACGCGCTGACCTCGGCCAACGACACCGAGGGCCGCGACCCGAAGGACTGGACACTGCAGAGTTCCCCGGACGGCCAGACCTGGACCGACGTGGACAAGCGCACCGGGCACGCCTTCACCGACCGGTTCCAGACCCGCCGTTTCGAACTGGCCACCCCGGCGACCACCGCGCACTTCCGGCTCGACATCACCGCCAACAACGGCCAGCCGCTGACCCAGCTCGCCGAACTACGCCTGTTCACCGGAGCCAGCACCCCACCGGCCGAACCGGGCGTCGACCGGTCGGTGGTGAACGTGCTCGACAGCCGGCACCCGGCGACACGTTCGCTGCCGGCGACGATCAGCCGCTCGGACCGCTGGTACAACTGGGACCCCAACCCGATCGGCACCGTGCACACCCTGGCGCAGGTCGAGGAACGTCACTACCGCCCGGGCATCAGCGCCAACGGCGCGTTCCACCCGATCTCCTGGTGCCGTGACTACCAGGGCGGGCGCTCCTTCTACACCGGCATGGGCCACACCGCCGACAGCTACGCCGAGGACGGCTTCCGCAAACACCTGACCGGTGCGCTGTCCTGGGCGGCCGGGCTGGTGCGCGGCGACTGCCAGGCCACCATCGCCGCCAACTACCGGACCGAGCGACTCACCGCCGTCAACCAGACCGGCAAACTGGACCAGATCGGTGAACCGCACGGGCTGACCATCGCCGCCGACGGCACCGTCTTCTACGTCGGCAAGGCCGCCTGCCCGACCGGGCCGGTGGTCAGCTGGGACGACCCGAAAGTGGGCCTGGGCTGCGGCACCATCCACTCCTGGAACCCTCGCACCAAAGCGGTCAAACTGCTGACCACCCTGCCGGTGATGGGCAACCGGGGCAGCGGCACCGAGCTGGTGAAGAACGAGGAGGGCCTGCTCGGCATCGCCCCGGACCCGGCGTTCGCCGACAACGGCTGGCTCTACGTCTACTGGATGCCGCACTCCTCCATCGACCGCACTCGTCGCGTCGGCGAGAGAACCGTCAGCCGCTTCACCTACGACCACGCCACCGCCTCCCTGGACCAGGGCACCCGGATCGACCTGCTGAAGTTCCCGGTGCAGATCCACAGTTGCTGTCATGCCGGTGGTGGGATGGCCTTCGACAAGAGCGGCAACCTCTACATCGGCTCCGGCGACAACAACTCCTCCGAGGGTTCTCAGGGCTACTCCGGCAACAACTGGACCCAGGAGTACGCCGGGATCTCGTTCCAGGACGCCCGCCGCACCTCCGGCAACACCAACGACCTGGCCGGCAAGATCCTGCGCATCCACCCGGAAGCCGACGGCACGTACACGATTCCCGGCGGCAACCTGTTCCCGCCCGGCACCGCCAAGACCCGGCCGGAGATCTACGTGATGGGCGTGCGCAACATCGCCCGCCTGCAGATCGACCCGGAACACGACTGGCTCACCGCCGGATGGGTCGGCCCGGACGCGTCCACCCCGAACCCGCAGCTCGGCCCGGCGAAATACGAGACCGCCACCATCATCACGTCAGCCGGTAACCAGGGCTGGCCGTACTGCATGGGCAACCGGCAGCCGTACCGCGACCGCAGCAGCACCGACGCCACCGTGCTCACCGGCTGGTACGACTGCGGCAACCTGGCCAACACCTCACCGCGCAACACCGGACTGACCGACATCCCGGCGGCCCGCGACAACATGATCTGGTACTCGCCGGGCGGCGGCGGCCCGGTCTTCCCGCCCCGCGCCGACGGCACCGGCATCCCCACCTACAACGCCGCCGACGCCGTCTACACCCAGCCCTACCTGCGCGGCGGGGGACAAGCGGTGATGTCCGGCCCCACCTACCACCACGACCGGGTCGACCCGGCCAGCACCGTCGCCTGGCCGGCCTACTGGGACGACAAGTGGTTCATCGGCGACCAGAGCAACTCCGCGAACCGGGTGGCCGTCACCGTCGACCCGGCCGGAGTCCCGCAGCAGAAACCACCGCTGTTCGCCGAAACCCTGCGCGCCATCCTGCCCGGCGGCAACGCCGATACCCGGCTGATGAGCTGGATGGACGCCAAGTTCGGCCCGGACGGGGCGCTGTACCTGCTCGACTACGGCGGCGGCTTCTTCACCCTGCACGCCGCGCAGAAACTGCTCCGGGTGGTCTACACCGGCGGCGCCCCGACACCCACCCCGGCCGCCGCGGTGGTGGAAGTGCAGAACAAGGCGCTGACGTACGCGTTCAACGGCTCCCGTTCCGGTGGAGTCGGCCACCGCTGGGAATTCGGTGACGGCACCGGCTCCACCGAGGCCGATCCTCGCCACACGTACGCCAAGGCCGGCTCTTTCACCGCCCGGCTGACGGTCACGTACGCCGACGGCGAGACGGTCACCACCGCCACCACCGTCACCGTCGGCTGTTCAGTACCGGACACCCGGAGCACGGTGTGGATCGGGGACACCGACACCGGCGTGCCCAGCAAGCCGACCGGTGGCGGCTGCACCCTCAACGACCTGATCGACGACGAGGGCCAGTGGGCCAGCCGCGACCAGTTCGTCCGGCACGTCACCACGATCGCCGACGCCTGGCTGCCCGTCCGGCAGGCCGGCGTCCTGACCAGGGCCGCCGCGTCCACACCTCCCACCGGGTACGAGCCGCTGTTCGACGGCACCGCCACCTCGCTGCAAGGCTGGGAACAGGCACCGTCCGGATCCTTCAGCATTCAGGCGGACGGTGCGCTGCGGTCGGCCGGTGGACTCGGCATGCTCTGGCACACCAAGGAACTCGGCGACTTCTCGCTGCGCCTGCAGTTCAAGGACGTCGCCCCCGGCACCGGCCGCGCCAACACCGGCGTGTTCACCCGGTTCCCCGACCCGCGGATCCCGCTCGTCCAGCGTCCACCGGACAGCTGCGGAACGGCCGGCAGCGCCCGCACGTCGCAGGCCTGGGTCGCGATCTATTGCGGACACGAGATCCAGATCTACGACGGGGAGACCGGCGAGACCCAGAAGACCGGATCGGTCTACAACTTCGACCCGGTCACGCTCGCCGACGGCCGGAGCACACCCAAGAACCAATGGAACGACTATGAGGTACGCGTGACCGGCCAGCACTACACCATCATCCGCAACGGCGTGGTCATCAACGAGTTCGACAACACTCCCGGCAAGCAGTCGTCGCGTGCCGGGGACCCGCCCACCGACCTGCGGCAGTTCCTGCGCGGTCACATCGGCCTGCAGAACCACGGCGACAGCGACACCGCCGAGTTCCGCAACGTCCGGGTGCGTGCCCTATGA
- a CDS encoding sugar phosphate isomerase/epimerase family protein, with the protein MARPITLFTGQWADLPFDQVCRLASEWGYDGLEIACWGDHFEVDKALADDGYVDRKREQLAKYNLQVFAISNHLVGQAVCDHPIDERHQDILPARIWGDGAPEGVRQRAADEIKDTARAAAKLGVRTVVGFTGSSIWHTLAMFPPVPPSMIERGYADFADRWNPILDVFGEVGVRFAHEVHPSEIAYDYWTTKRTLEAIGHRPEFGLNWDPSHFVWQDLDPVNFIFDFADRIYHVDCKDAKVRTGDGRRGRLASHLPWADLRRGWDFVSTGHGDVPWEDCFRALNAIGYDGPLSIEWEDAGMDRLVGAPEALKFVRGLAFDAPSAAFDAAFSSNQ; encoded by the coding sequence ATGGCACGACCCATCACCCTGTTCACCGGCCAGTGGGCCGATCTGCCGTTCGACCAGGTGTGCCGGCTGGCCTCCGAGTGGGGTTACGACGGTCTAGAGATCGCCTGTTGGGGCGACCACTTCGAGGTCGACAAGGCCCTGGCCGACGACGGTTACGTCGACCGCAAACGTGAGCAGCTGGCCAAGTACAACCTGCAGGTGTTCGCGATCAGCAACCATCTGGTCGGGCAGGCCGTCTGCGACCATCCGATCGACGAGCGGCATCAGGACATCCTGCCCGCCCGGATCTGGGGCGACGGCGCACCGGAGGGGGTCCGGCAGCGGGCCGCCGACGAGATCAAGGACACCGCCCGGGCGGCCGCCAAGCTCGGGGTTCGTACCGTCGTCGGATTCACCGGATCTTCCATCTGGCACACCCTGGCCATGTTTCCGCCGGTGCCGCCGTCGATGATCGAACGTGGGTACGCCGACTTCGCCGACCGGTGGAACCCGATCCTCGACGTGTTCGGTGAGGTGGGGGTCCGGTTCGCGCACGAGGTGCATCCGAGCGAGATCGCCTATGACTACTGGACGACGAAGCGGACCCTGGAGGCGATCGGCCACCGGCCGGAGTTCGGCCTGAACTGGGATCCGTCGCACTTCGTCTGGCAGGACCTGGACCCGGTCAACTTCATTTTCGACTTCGCCGACCGGATCTACCACGTGGACTGCAAGGACGCGAAGGTGCGCACCGGTGACGGCCGCCGGGGCCGGCTCGCCTCCCACCTGCCGTGGGCGGATCTGCGCCGGGGCTGGGACTTCGTGTCCACCGGGCACGGTGACGTGCCGTGGGAGGACTGTTTCCGGGCGCTGAACGCGATCGGTTACGACGGCCCGCTCTCGATCGAGTGGGAGGACGCCGGCATGGATCGGCTCGTCGGGGCGCCGGAGGCTCTGAAGTTCGTGCGGGGGCTGGCGTTCGACGCGCCGTCGGCGGCCTTCGACGCGGCGTTCTCCTCGAACCAATAG
- a CDS encoding multicopper oxidase domain-containing protein — MDDTTHRTGRFPRRSLLAVGALGAAVPAISAVALPQTPASAGLAVVKKVTIYAEALPGGLYGYGLEPGKATVPGPVLEIYEGDTLEITLVNTTDKRLSIHAHGVDYSTDSDGSPLHASYNEPGQTRTYQWRSREMSTAPGRRFMPGSAGYWHYHDHAMGTDHGTGGVAKGLYGALIVRRRGDVLPDKQFTVVFHDMTINNKTAPNTPMFEANLGQRVEWLAIGHGNLFHTFHLHAHRWVDNRTGMLESVSDPSPTIDNKDLNPGSSFGFQVIAGEGVGPGAWMYHCHVQSHSDGGMSGIFLVRNADGGMPPGAEEAIERFRGHAHTTAHQGVHQ; from the coding sequence ATGGACGACACCACCCATCGAACCGGAAGATTCCCACGGCGCTCACTTCTCGCCGTCGGCGCGCTCGGCGCCGCCGTACCGGCCATCAGCGCGGTCGCACTCCCGCAGACCCCGGCCAGCGCCGGTCTCGCCGTCGTCAAGAAGGTCACCATCTATGCCGAGGCACTGCCCGGCGGCCTCTACGGCTACGGCCTGGAACCCGGCAAGGCCACCGTCCCGGGCCCGGTCCTGGAGATCTACGAGGGTGACACCCTGGAGATCACCCTGGTCAACACCACCGACAAGCGCCTCTCCATCCACGCGCACGGTGTCGACTACAGCACCGACTCGGACGGCAGCCCGCTGCACGCCTCCTACAACGAGCCGGGCCAGACCCGCACCTACCAGTGGCGCTCCCGCGAGATGTCCACCGCCCCCGGCCGCCGGTTCATGCCCGGCAGCGCCGGTTACTGGCACTACCACGACCACGCGATGGGCACCGACCACGGCACCGGCGGCGTGGCCAAGGGCCTCTACGGCGCCCTGATCGTGCGCCGTAGAGGCGACGTCCTGCCGGACAAGCAGTTCACCGTGGTCTTCCACGACATGACGATCAACAACAAGACGGCGCCGAACACGCCGATGTTCGAGGCGAACCTCGGCCAGCGGGTCGAGTGGCTGGCCATCGGCCACGGCAACCTGTTCCACACCTTCCACCTGCACGCGCACCGCTGGGTGGACAACCGCACCGGGATGCTGGAGAGCGTCAGCGACCCCAGTCCCACGATCGACAACAAGGACCTCAACCCGGGCAGCTCGTTCGGGTTCCAGGTGATCGCCGGTGAGGGCGTCGGCCCGGGCGCCTGGATGTACCACTGCCACGTGCAGAGCCACTCCGACGGCGGCATGTCCGGAATCTTCCTGGTCCGCAACGCCGACGGCGGCATGCCACCCGGCGCCGAGGAGGCCATCGAGCGCTTCCGGGGCCATGCCCACACCACCGCTCATCAAGGGGTGCACCAATGA